The Sediminicola sp. YIK13 genomic sequence TTAGCACACTATGGTTCAAAAAGACAAATGGGCATGGGCATGGGTACCCGTACTTTATTTTACCCAAGGACTTCCCTATATTTTAGTTGTCAGCGTATCGGTGATCATGTACAAAAAACTGGGTATCAGCAATGCAGATATCGGTTTTTATACCAGCTGGCTCTATCTGCCCTGGGTGCTAAAACCATTATGGAGTCCGTTTGTAGATCTTAAAAGCACAAAACGCAATTGGTTCCTCAGTATGCAACTCCTCATTTCAGTTGCCTTACTGGGCGTAGCCCTTACGCTACCTACCAATATTTTCTTTATGACTTCCCTCGCTTGTTTCTGGATGGCGGCTTTTGCCTCTGCCACCAATGACATTGCCTCGGATGGATATTATATGATCGGACTTACAGAAAAGAAACAGTCCTTTTTTGTGGGGATGCGGAGTACCTTTTATCGGTTGGCCATGGTAACCGGTCAGGGCCTTATCGTGATCTTGGCCGGATTTCTCGAAAATTACTACGGAGACAATACCAAGGCATGGTCCATTACCATGACCTGTACCGCTTTCTTAATGCTGTTGCTTACCCTATCAAACTTTTTTGTTACCCCAAAGTTCGAAACATCCTTGGCCATCCCACAAGATAAACCTGCCAGTTTTTTGGAGGTCTTTTCCTCATTTTTCAAAAAGCCACATCTGGGTATTGCCCTTGCTTTTATTTTGTGTTATCGCTTAGGAGAATCACAGTTGGTAAAAATGGCTTCCCCTTTTTTATTGGATGATGTAGCCGAGGGCGGCCTTGGTTACTCTACAGAAGCGGTTGGGACCATCTATGGAACGGTTGGTGTTATTATGCTTTCTATTGGAGGAATTTTGGGCGGAATATTGATTTCTCGTGATGGGTTAAAAAAATGGATGCTGCCCATGGTACTATCCTTGAATGTGCCCAACGCCCTTTATGCTGTTTTGGCGCTGACAAATACTACAAATATTGTGGCCGTGGTAGCTACGGTAGTATTGGAACAATTCGGCTATGGTTTTGGTTTTGCAGCCTTTTTAATATTTCTGATCTATACCGCCGAAGGGACTTCCAAAACCTCACACTATGCCATTGCCACAGGTTTTATGGCCCTGGGAATGATGATCCCGGGAATGATAAGTGGCTATATCCAAGAATGGTTGGGGTATGGTGGCTTTTTTATCTGGGTGGTCATTGCTGCCCTCCCTGCCCTATTTTTGCTGAAATTCATAAAATATCCTGCCGATTACGGTAAAAAAACAGCCCCGACCAATGACTAGACCAGTCCCATATCCGCAAGCCTCAGCCGAGCTCTCGCTAAAAGAGAAAGTCGGACAGTTGTTTATGCCGGCAGCCTTTATCAATGATAGTGAATCAGAAATACAGGCCTTGGAAAAATTGATCAAAGAACACCACATAGGCAGCCTTTGCTTTTTTCACAGCAGGGCCAGTGCTGCCACCAATTTTGAGGGCAAAAAAGAAGTGGTCTACAACGAGGATAGCCTGGAAACCCTTAAAAAATTGATTGTCCGTTACCAAAAAGCAGCCAAAACTCCCTTGCTGATGAGTATAGATGCAGAATGGGGCTTGGCGATGCGGGTGGAACAAGCGCCCCAATACCCCTATGCCATTACCCAAGGTGCC encodes the following:
- a CDS encoding MFS transporter, with translation MVQKDKWAWAWVPVLYFTQGLPYILVVSVSVIMYKKLGISNADIGFYTSWLYLPWVLKPLWSPFVDLKSTKRNWFLSMQLLISVALLGVALTLPTNIFFMTSLACFWMAAFASATNDIASDGYYMIGLTEKKQSFFVGMRSTFYRLAMVTGQGLIVILAGFLENYYGDNTKAWSITMTCTAFLMLLLTLSNFFVTPKFETSLAIPQDKPASFLEVFSSFFKKPHLGIALAFILCYRLGESQLVKMASPFLLDDVAEGGLGYSTEAVGTIYGTVGVIMLSIGGILGGILISRDGLKKWMLPMVLSLNVPNALYAVLALTNTTNIVAVVATVVLEQFGYGFGFAAFLIFLIYTAEGTSKTSHYAIATGFMALGMMIPGMISGYIQEWLGYGGFFIWVVIAALPALFLLKFIKYPADYGKKTAPTND